In Erigeron canadensis isolate Cc75 chromosome 6, C_canadensis_v1, whole genome shotgun sequence, the following are encoded in one genomic region:
- the LOC122602971 gene encoding probable E3 ubiquitin-protein ligase RNF217: MGNAVAKPQQNPHQDPQNQQQEEENQDATFTCEICIEPVSLPNIKFNNNNLCAHPFCADCIIKYIQVKLDENVSDIKCPAMTCQHSLEPLSCRPKLTPQAFEKWCDVLCESSVLRVKDRVYCPNIDCRELILNECGDTNLRRCVCAYCKKPYCLRCKAPWHDDNSACVKDENDIAFELLLKRKRWQRCAVCKRCIQRSYGCNQVECKCGNKFCYLCGKQNCTCGFILSDRLFYFTLFVVIGVPLILIFSFVRE; the protein is encoded by the exons ATGGGGAATGCAGTTGCAAAACCCCAACAAAACCCTCATCAAGATCCACAGAACcaacaacaagaagaagaaaaccaagACGCAACGTTCACTTGCGAGATTTGCATTGAACCCGTCAGCCTCCCCAACATCAAATTCAACAACAACAATCTTTGCGCTCATCCTTTTTGCGCCGATTGTATCATCAAATACATACAAGTGAAACTCGATGAAAACGTGTCTGACATCAAATGCCCTGCCATGACCTGCCAACACTCTCTCGAACCCTTATCATGCCGTCCCAAACTCACGCCTCAAGCGTTTGAAAAATGGTGCGACGTGTTATGTGAATCGAGTGTGTTAAGGGTAAAAGATAGGGTTTACTGCCCAAACATTGATTGCAGGGAGTTGATATTGAATGAGTGTGGGGATACAAATCTAAGGAGATGTGTTTGTGCGTATTGCAAAAAGCCTTATTGTTTACGGTGCAAGGCTCCATGGCATGATGATAATTCTGCTTGTGTGAAGGATGAAAACGACATCGCTTTTGAGCTTCTTTTGAAACGAAAAAGATGGCAACGGTGTGCGGTGTGTAAACGTTGCATTCAGCGCAGCTATGGTTGCAATCAAGTCGAATGCAA ATGTGGAAACAAGTTTTGCTACCTGTGCGGAAAACAAAATTGCACGTGCGGGTTTATACTTTCTGatcgtttattttattttacattatttgttgtaataggagtacctCTAATCTTGATATTCTCGTTTGTAAGGGAATAA